GCAGGACGTATTTACCGAGCCGCGGCGTGTTACCGGAACGCGAACGGCTGCCTTTCACCCTTACGGATGAGGCACGAGACCTTGAAACTGTTTTCTTCTTTTTCGGCATGTTTTTGTCGAAATTACTGCCCGGCCGCCTCTTTTTCTTTCAATGCGGCAAGGATCTCGTCCGAAAGTCCGGTAATGCTTCCCGCCCCGAGCGTAATAACGAGGTCTCCAGGAATTAAAGAACCAATGACCTTGTTTGTGGCGGATTCGATACCGCCTATGTAATTGACGTTTTTGTGACCGAATTTCCTTATATTCTCAGCTAGAACCTCTGCCGTGATTCCCTCAATGGGCTGTTCACTCGCCGCGTAAATGTCCAGAAGATAGAGCACATCGGCATTATTGAACGCCACGCCAAACTCGTTCATCAGTTCCTTGGTCCGCGAATATCGATGCGGCTGAAAAACGACGACAGTCCGCTTGCCGCCAGAGCTGTTCTTCGCTGCGGAAAGTGTCGCCACAACCTCGGTCGGGTGATGGCCGTAATCATCGACAACCATTACTCCGGCGGCCTCTCCTTTGAACTGGAATCGGCGATTGGCATTCTTAAATCCGGCGAACGCCTCAACAATTTTCTCGAAAGGCACGTCCATCTCGAGAGCCACCGCAGTCGCGGCTAAGGCGTTATAAACGTTGTGTTTACCCGGAACCGGCAGGTAGATCTCGCCAAGCAGCTTGTCGCCCTTCGAAACGGTAAAAGTCGAACCAAATGTGTCGTTGTAACGAATATCATTTGCCGAAACATCAGCCTGAGCCGTTAATCCATAAGTGACGCGGCGGCGTTTGATCTGCGGGATCAGGAGTTGAACGTTCGGATCATCGAGGCAGATTATGGCGGCGCCATAAAACGGAACTTTGTTCACAAAATCCGTAAAGCATTGGATCACGTCTTCCATGCCTTTGTACGATTCCATATGCTCTTTGTCTATATTCGTGACAACGGCGATCGTCGGGTAGAGCATCAGGAAAGACCGATCGCTCTCATCAGCCTCGGTCACGAACCAATCCGAGGCTCCGAGCTTTGCATTCGATCCCAAAGTATCTACCACGCCGCCAACAACGGTCGTCGGATCTATACCGGCGTAACCAAGGACCGTGGCGATCATTGAGGTCGTGGAAGTTTTTCCGTGCGTCCCAGAAACGGCTACGGCGTAAGGCTTCAGAGTCATCAACTCCGCCAGCATCTCGGCTCGCGGGATGACGGGAATGCTGTTCGCTTTCGCGATCACCACCTCAGGATTATCTTCTTTAACGTCGGACGAATACACCACGACCTGAGCCCGTCCAACATTCTCGGCCCGATGGCCTTCGGCAATGCCAATGCCGAAAAGCGTTTCCAGGCGATCGGTATTTTTTGATTTCTTTACATCAGAGCCGGTTACGACAAAACCAAGATTGCACAGAACCTCAGCGATACCACTCATACCGATACCGCCGATGCCGATGAAATGTATCCGTTTTACGTGTCTAAACATTTTCCAGTCCTAAACGCTGCTTTTCAACTGCTCAATAATATCCACCGTCACGATTGCCGCGTCCGGACGGCCCAATTTCCTAGCGGCGGTCTCCATTTCGGTGATCTTTTCTGGTGCTGCGATCAGTTCTTTGATCGAATTTGCCAGCGACTCGCCCGTCAGGTCGCTCTGCAATATCATCTTCGCCGCTCCCGCCCTTACTAAAGCCTCAGCATTCTTACGCTGATGATCGTCTGCAGCGGTCGGAAGCGGTACCATGATCGCCGCTTTGCCCGCCGCTGAAACTTCCGCGCACGTTGTCGCTCCCGCCCGGCAAATGATCAGATCTGCCTTTCCAAATTCGACAAAGATGTCTGAGATAAAGGGCCTGACGTCTGCCAGCGCAAACTGTGACGCAGAATACGCTCCTTTTACATTTTCAAAATCCGATTCGCCTGTTTGATGTGTGACAGTGAGTTTGTCTTCAAATTCCGCTAAGTGCGGTAACGCCCCGACCATCGCCGTATTTATCGCTCTCGCCCCCTGCGATCCGCCAAAGATCAGAACGTGAAATTCGTCGGTTCGTTCTTTTGGAGGAACGTCGAAAAACTCGGTTCGCACTGGATTACCTGTTACGACACCTTTCTTTCCGAAAAAGGGCAGGGCTTCTTCGAATGTTAGGGCAGCCTTTTCGACAAATCTCGCCAGTTGCCTGTTCGTAAAGCCGGGCAACGCGTTCGAATCCATCACGAGCGTCGGCACACCCATTATTGCTGCCATTAAAAGAACGGGCCCCGAAACATAACCACCCGCTCCAACGACCACGTGCGGCCGGAATTGGCGGATGATCTTGCGAGCCTCGACGAAAGCTCTTCGGCAGAACGGAAAGCCCCTTTGATCTTGCCGACAATCCCGACATTTTTCAGCCCCGTACTGTTGATCAACGCAAGCTGAAAGCCATTCTCGGGAACGATACGGATCTCGAGACCGCGCGCGGTTCCGACAAAAAGAACCTCGGACTCTGGGTCGCGGCGCATGATCTCCTTCGCGACAGCGATTCCGGGATAAATATGTCCGCCGGTTCCGCCGGCTGCGATCAAGACTTTCATTAGTTACGCCATCCTCTCACGTCTTCGTGTCACACGCTTGCGTGGCGCAGCCTCTTTGTATTCGCCGCTCACGGCGTATTTCGAGATATTCAACAAAATACCAACGCCGATCAATGAAACAACTACCGACGATCCACCATACGAAATGAACGGAAGCGGAATCCCCTTTGCGGGAAGAATCGATGTCACCACGCTGATATTAAACAGCGCCTGAACTATCAATCCGGTGATGATCCCGATCCCCAGCAAATTGCCAAACCGATCCGGAGCCAACACCGCCGCTCTCGCTCCACGCCAAAGTAATAGGCCAAATGCAATTACAACGGCCAGCGTTCCGATAAGTCCGAGTTCTTCGCCAACGACCGAGAAAATAAAATCAGAGTATGGATACGGCAAATAAAAAAGCTTCTGATGGCCTTTTGCAAAGCCCTCGCCGAAAATGCCTCCCGACCCGATCGCATAAAGCGATTGCACAACCTGATAACCTTGGTCATCCGCATATTGATACGGATCCATGAACGCCATAAGTCGGGCAACACGCCAGGGGGCAAAGAATATTGCCGCCGCCCCGATCAAAACAAGAACGCCAGCGACGGACGCGATGTGAACAAGCTTTGCTCCAGCCGCAAAATAAACGGCCGAAAATATCGCACAGAGGACGATCGTCGTTCCAAGATCTTTTTCAAGAAATACCAGGCCTGCAAGTAAAGCGAGCCCAACCAAACATGGAAAAACCGTTTCTTTGAGATCGCCGACGACATCTTCTTTCTTTGTCAGCAGATATGCAAGGAAAAGCGGCAAAGCGATCTTCGTAAGTTCCGATGGTTGGAATGAAAACCCTGAGATCCTTATCCATCTACGTGCACCGTTGATCGGCGGGAAGCCAAAAACAGCCAGCAGCAACACGATAGTGATGCCGCATATTGAAAAGACGACCCACGGCTTCTGTAAGAAGTGATAGTCGATCTTAGCTACCAGGAACATCGCTGCCAACCCGCCAAGTGTGAAACCGATCTGCTTTAGAAAATAAGTATATTGGCTGACACTGTCGGTCTCCTTCAAAGCAAACATCGCCGAAGCGCTATAAACCATCATCGCGCCAAACAACGCGAGCGCCGCGGCAATGGCAAACATGAACCAATCTATACGCTTCTCTTCGGTCATTCTTTCTGCCTTCCGGCTACCGGCTACCGGCTTCAAGCTTCTGCCTCACCGCCGCCTTAAAAACACTTCCGCGTTCCTCATAGCTTTTGAACATATCAAAACTCGCACACGCCGGAGCGAGCAAAACGGCATCTCCAGCTTCCGCTGTCTCAAATCCTTTCGCTACCGCGTCATCCATCGAATCAGCCCTCAAAATCGGTGCGACGCCGTTTAATTGCGATTCGATATTGTCCGCGTCCTCGCCGATCAAAACCAGCGATCTAACAGACGATTCGATCAGCGGAATCAGCGGTGCATATGGAGCGTTCTTTCCTCGTCCGCCGAGGATAAGAATTGTTTTGCCTTCACCAGCGCTCAGTGCTTCAAGAGCTTTTGACGTAGCATCGACCGAAGTTGCTTTCGAATCGTTGTAGAATCTAACGCCATTGATCTCAGCAACAAACTCGATCCGATGCTCAACGCCTTTGAAATTGGCAACCGTCTCACGCATCGATTCCGGCGACGCACCGCATGCAAGCCCCGCAGCAAATGCGGCCAGGACATTCTCTACATTGTGCAGTCCGCGAAGAAATATCTCGCCTCGCGTGGTCAAAACCTTTTCCTTTCCATTCGCCCGGCAGATCAGATCTTCGCCGCGTAGAAACAAACCTTCCTCAAGCGCGGTTTTTACGCTGAACAAGACAACATTCGCATTCAAACCTTTTACCCAGCTCGCGGTGATCTCATCGTCTGCATTCAGGATCGCGACATCCTCGGCGGTTTGATTCATGAACAGGCGATGCTTGGCCAATGCGTAATCATGGAACGACTCGTAGCGATCTAAGTGATTCGGCGTGACGTTAAGGCAGATGCCGACGTTCGGGCGAAAATCCTTTATAGTCTCTAGCTGAAAGCTCGAGAGCTCCGCGACCGTCCATCCGTCCTCGCTCGATGTTGCCGTCAAACTCAGCAGCGGTGTTCCTATATTGCCGCCGACCTGCGTTTCAATACCCGAATTGGCGAGAAGTTCACCGATAAGAGCCGTTGTCGTTGTTTTGCCGTTGGAACCGGTGATACCGACGACGCGGCCTTTCAGGAAGCGGTATGCGAGTTCGACCTCGCCGATAACTTCGCCGTCTTTACGATCGACATATCTCGCTGGGATCGTATTCGTGGGCACGCCGGGCGAGATAACCACGAGATCGATCTGATCAAGCAGCCACGAAGGAATATCTCCGCCCATCAGCCCAACATTGTGTGAATCTTTCAAAGACCTCGCCGCTTCCGACCATTCTTCGACCGGTTTTCGATCATGCAAAGCAACTACGGCACCGCGGGCAGCCAGGAATTTCGCGGCCTCGATACCCGACTTCCCTGCTCCAAGAACCAATGCTTTTTTGCCTTCGATGATCATTTTTAGAAATTTTTTAACGCGAAGTCGCTAAGAGGCAAAGACGCAAAGGAAGAACTCAATAGCTATGAAACATTCATGACTTTCGCGACACGATCCAAATTCCTAACCTTCGCGTCTTTGCCCCTTCGCGACTTTGCGTTGAAATTCCTTACCTCAACTTCAAAGTCGTAAGACTCAACAAAGCAAACAAAATTGCCACGATCACAAACCTAAAGACGATCTTCGGCTCCTTCCAGCCGGTCATCTCAAAATGGTGGTGCAGCGGCGTCATTTTGAATATGCGCCGACCGGGCTGACCGCCGCGTTTCGTCAACTTGAACACCGAAACCTGCAGCATCACAGACAGTGCCTCAATAATGAAAACACCGCCGATGAACGGGAGGAGAAATTCCTGTT
This sequence is a window from Acidobacteriota bacterium. Protein-coding genes within it:
- a CDS encoding UDP-N-acetylmuramate--L-alanine ligase translates to MFRHVKRIHFIGIGGIGMSGIAEVLCNLGFVVTGSDVKKSKNTDRLETLFGIGIAEGHRAENVGRAQVVVYSSDVKEDNPEVVIAKANSIPVIPRAEMLAELMTLKPYAVAVSGTHGKTSTTSMIATVLGYAGIDPTTVVGGVVDTLGSNAKLGASDWFVTEADESDRSFLMLYPTIAVVTNIDKEHMESYKGMEDVIQCFTDFVNKVPFYGAAIICLDDPNVQLLIPQIKRRRVTYGLTAQADVSANDIRYNDTFGSTFTVSKGDKLLGEIYLPVPGKHNVYNALAATAVALEMDVPFEKIVEAFAGFKNANRRFQFKGEAAGVMVVDDYGHHPTEVVATLSAAKNSSGGKRTVVVFQPHRYSRTKELMNEFGVAFNNADVLYLLDIYAASEQPIEGITAEVLAENIRKFGHKNVNYIGGIESATNKVIGSLIPGDLVITLGAGSITGLSDEILAALKEKEAAGQ
- the murD gene encoding UDP-N-acetylmuramoyl-L-alanine--D-glutamate ligase; the encoded protein is MIIEGKKALVLGAGKSGIEAAKFLAARGAVVALHDRKPVEEWSEAARSLKDSHNVGLMGGDIPSWLLDQIDLVVISPGVPTNTIPARYVDRKDGEVIGEVELAYRFLKGRVVGITGSNGKTTTTALIGELLANSGIETQVGGNIGTPLLSLTATSSEDGWTVAELSSFQLETIKDFRPNVGICLNVTPNHLDRYESFHDYALAKHRLFMNQTAEDVAILNADDEITASWVKGLNANVVLFSVKTALEEGLFLRGEDLICRANGKEKVLTTRGEIFLRGLHNVENVLAAFAAGLACGASPESMRETVANFKGVEHRIEFVAEINGVRFYNDSKATSVDATSKALEALSAGEGKTILILGGRGKNAPYAPLIPLIESSVRSLVLIGEDADNIESQLNGVAPILRADSMDDAVAKGFETAEAGDAVLLAPACASFDMFKSYEERGSVFKAAVRQKLEAGSR
- a CDS encoding UDP-N-acetylglucosamine--N-acetylmuramyl-(pentapeptide) pyrophosphoryl-undecaprenol N-acetylglucosamine transferase; this translates as MAAIMGVPTLVMDSNALPGFTNRQLARFVEKAALTFEEALPFFGKKGVVTGNPVRTEFFDVPPKERTDEFHVLIFGGSQGARAINTAMVGALPHLAEFEDKLTVTHQTGESDFENVKGAYSASQFALADVRPFISDIFVEFGKADLIICRAGATTCAEVSAAGKAAIMVPLPTAADDHQRKNAEALVRAGAAKMILQSDLTGESLANSIKELIAAPEKITEMETAARKLGRPDAAIVTVDIIEQLKSSV
- the ftsW gene encoding putative lipid II flippase FtsW: MTEEKRIDWFMFAIAAALALFGAMMVYSASAMFALKETDSVSQYTYFLKQIGFTLGGLAAMFLVAKIDYHFLQKPWVVFSICGITIVLLLAVFGFPPINGARRWIRISGFSFQPSELTKIALPLFLAYLLTKKEDVVGDLKETVFPCLVGLALLAGLVFLEKDLGTTIVLCAIFSAVYFAAGAKLVHIASVAGVLVLIGAAAIFFAPWRVARLMAFMDPYQYADDQGYQVVQSLYAIGSGGIFGEGFAKGHQKLFYLPYPYSDFIFSVVGEELGLIGTLAVVIAFGLLLWRGARAAVLAPDRFGNLLGIGIITGLIVQALFNISVVTSILPAKGIPLPFISYGGSSVVVSLIGVGILLNISKYAVSGEYKEAAPRKRVTRRRERMA
- a CDS encoding glycosyltransferase; protein product: MKVLIAAGGTGGHIYPGIAVAKEIMRRDPESEVLFVGTARGLEIRIVPENGFQLALINSTGLKNVGIVGKIKGAFRSAEELSSRLARSSANSGRTWSLERVVMFRGPFF